In the genome of Candidatus Nitrosotenuis sp. DW1, one region contains:
- a CDS encoding PfkB family carbohydrate kinase, with the protein MKLGIFAHCTIDQIKIGTESYERPGGPACYCGLAARRLGFDVELFTKFGPDFTFTNELQKNKIKFDNALSGKPTTKFTLEIKDSERNLWLENVCEEIPYSDSDADGVLVSPVFDEVSKETLDKIKKNSEMTFLDPQGFLRRADSQKKISLDRTELDLSKITAIKSDPSEVQSLTGMTGVKGALDLQKRGVEHVLYTNKRDVSLLSKNRLYSIQLPNMEIADTSGVGDIFTAAFCCTLLKEKDILWAFSFAGGAAQAALESKQIGLDKVPTKGEVQTNASYYYNIMKFTDV; encoded by the coding sequence ATGAAGCTTGGAATATTTGCGCACTGCACAATAGATCAAATAAAAATCGGCACAGAATCATACGAGCGACCCGGAGGGCCGGCGTGCTACTGCGGTCTTGCCGCAAGAAGACTAGGTTTTGATGTTGAACTGTTTACGAAATTTGGCCCTGATTTTACATTTACAAACGAATTGCAGAAAAATAAAATAAAGTTCGATAATGCCTTGTCTGGCAAGCCCACAACAAAATTTACCTTGGAGATAAAAGACTCTGAAAGAAACCTCTGGCTGGAAAACGTCTGCGAGGAAATTCCTTATTCTGACTCTGATGCCGACGGCGTACTTGTAAGTCCTGTATTTGATGAGGTATCAAAAGAAACTCTGGATAAAATCAAAAAAAATTCAGAGATGACGTTTTTGGATCCGCAGGGATTTCTGAGGCGAGCGGATTCTCAAAAAAAAATATCGCTTGACAGAACAGAACTGGATTTGTCAAAAATCACCGCAATAAAGTCTGACCCAAGCGAAGTCCAGAGCTTGACAGGTATGACAGGCGTAAAGGGAGCACTTGATTTGCAAAAACGCGGCGTCGAGCACGTACTGTACACGAACAAGCGAGACGTCTCCCTTTTGTCAAAAAACAGACTGTATTCTATCCAACTGCCAAACATGGAAATCGCTGACACGTCTGGGGTTGGCGACATTTTTACTGCCGCATTTTGCTGCACCTTGCTAAAGGAAAAAGACATTCTCTGGGCATTTAGCTTTGCAGGAGGGGCTGCACAGGCGGCGTTAGAATCAAAACAGATTGGCCTTGACAAGGTCCCTACAAAGGGCGAAGTCCAAACAAATGCCTCGTATTACTATAATATAATGAAGTTTACAGATGTCTAA
- a CDS encoding HAMP domain-containing protein — protein sequence MRFSNSLTLDKKLVTLAIFVSVIGIGVTIVLSFHYSNIILEERIMDQLLSESTIRGDSVRSLFNSRLQQIQVIGTDPMIRNLINELNAIDDDSVLSEKISEKRMDFLIQIQAFETTIGGLNELENVEIIGKNGKDLFLLINVKNKKNFLTDEKFVKGVMEPYAEIILGKDGKRKLVTVTPIFDKPKDTEPIGIAIVTANTQSIDQILLNRFGLGNTGEAYLVNKNKMMITESRFIENAPFHQIVDTPSVSECFDNKKNFHGQYLDYRQEVILGSSNCMYDLGLVLLVEIDDNEVFQPVKSLQEKIIVLGIVMTVVVGAAAFFLSKLISRPIIKLRNAANKIAGGDFDVRTNISTRDEIGELSQSFDQMAEKIQDSLIKITEREDIIKQQKNILLQFSEYSSNYCVCFVDIVSSTKLTAKLSDLETSKFYSIFLNSMATIVTQYGGVVVKNIGDALLYYFPKTDTDDMGPFENMLKCSMEMLESRVKINERMTLERLPEISYRISATFGPVRVAIVATSTIDDIFGATVNTCAKINTLASPNTLIIGESLYNKIKGVKGYSFEKITEYDIDLENKLGVYLVKQKTD from the coding sequence ATGCGGTTTTCGAACTCTCTTACGCTTGATAAAAAACTGGTCACTTTGGCCATATTTGTATCGGTTATAGGAATTGGGGTAACGATAGTACTGTCATTTCATTATTCAAACATCATACTTGAGGAAAGAATAATGGACCAACTGCTCAGCGAGTCCACTATCCGGGGAGACTCGGTCAGAAGCCTGTTCAACTCAAGACTGCAGCAAATACAGGTGATTGGAACAGACCCGATGATAAGAAATCTCATCAACGAACTTAACGCCATTGATGACGATTCCGTCTTGAGTGAGAAAATATCTGAGAAAAGAATGGACTTTCTTATTCAGATTCAAGCATTTGAAACTACCATTGGTGGCTTAAATGAGCTTGAAAACGTGGAAATCATCGGTAAAAATGGCAAGGACCTGTTCTTATTGATCAACGTCAAAAACAAAAAGAACTTTCTGACCGATGAAAAATTCGTAAAAGGCGTAATGGAGCCGTATGCAGAGATAATACTTGGAAAAGATGGCAAGCGGAAGTTGGTGACAGTCACTCCAATTTTTGACAAGCCAAAAGATACAGAGCCAATCGGAATTGCCATCGTTACTGCAAACACACAATCAATTGATCAGATTTTGCTAAACAGGTTCGGGCTTGGGAATACGGGTGAAGCATACCTGGTAAACAAAAACAAAATGATGATCACAGAGTCAAGGTTCATAGAAAACGCACCGTTTCATCAAATCGTTGATACGCCATCAGTAAGCGAGTGTTTTGACAACAAGAAAAACTTTCACGGGCAGTATCTGGATTACAGACAGGAAGTCATTCTTGGAAGCTCAAATTGCATGTATGATTTGGGTCTTGTACTTCTTGTAGAAATTGACGATAACGAAGTCTTTCAGCCAGTCAAAAGCTTGCAAGAAAAGATCATAGTTCTTGGAATTGTCATGACTGTTGTCGTAGGCGCAGCTGCGTTCTTTTTGTCAAAATTGATCTCAAGGCCAATAATCAAGCTTCGAAACGCGGCAAATAAAATCGCAGGCGGGGATTTTGACGTGAGGACAAACATTTCGACGAGGGACGAAATCGGGGAGCTATCGCAATCATTTGATCAGATGGCTGAAAAGATTCAGGACTCGTTAATTAAAATCACGGAGCGCGAAGACATAATCAAGCAGCAAAAAAACATACTTCTCCAATTCTCAGAATACAGTTCCAACTACTGCGTGTGTTTTGTCGACATTGTAAGCTCCACCAAGCTTACTGCTAAACTGTCAGACCTTGAGACAAGCAAGTTTTACTCCATATTTCTCAACTCCATGGCAACAATAGTCACTCAGTACGGCGGGGTGGTAGTAAAGAACATTGGAGACGCATTATTGTATTATTTCCCAAAAACAGACACGGATGATATGGGGCCGTTTGAAAACATGCTAAAATGCTCCATGGAAATGCTAGAATCAAGAGTCAAAATAAATGAAAGAATGACGCTTGAAAGGCTTCCAGAGATAAGTTACAGGATAAGTGCGACATTTGGTCCAGTCAGAGTAGCCATAGTGGCCACATCTACCATCGACGACATATTTGGGGCAACAGTTAACACGTGCGCAAAAATAAACACACTTGCAAGCCCAAACACGCTGATCATAGGAGAGTCGCTATACAACAAGATAAAGGGTGTAAAGGGATACAGTTTTGAAAAAATCACCGAGTACGACATCGACTTGGAAAACAAGCTCGGCGTCTATTTGGTAAAACAAAAGACAGATTGA
- a CDS encoding 30S ribosomal protein S26e, translated as MPLKRASRGRRKGGKGSSDRIQCTNCGATVPKDKAKKVTSRLSLVEHSLAKELRAQGAYIASPSVLKWYCISCAIHFGILKIRSASSRRQTGRLR; from the coding sequence ATGCCACTAAAGCGTGCAAGTAGAGGAAGACGAAAAGGCGGAAAAGGCTCTTCAGACCGAATCCAATGCACAAACTGTGGCGCAACAGTGCCAAAAGACAAGGCAAAGAAAGTCACATCAAGACTGAGCCTAGTTGAACACTCGCTTGCAAAAGAGCTAAGAGCCCAGGGAGCATACATTGCATCACCATCAGTTCTAAAATGGTACTGCATATCATGCGCAATTCACTTTGGCATATTGAAAATCAGATCAGCATCATCAAGAAGACAGACAGGAAGACTGCGTTAA
- a CDS encoding CDP-alcohol phosphatidyltransferase family protein, with amino-acid sequence MLNNFRESLKPHLEKIGKGFASTGLSPNFWTSVGLGFAFLASIAYGMNLQYPHYAAIVGGVLLLVSGFFDVVDGQVARFTKKTSKKGGFLDSVFDKIAEVAIFLGILVGNFTEPYLVFLAITLSLLVSYSRSRAESLGVKLQGIGIGERAERLLVIALIGMIGLMPYAVVIVVIIAAITFIQRIIVTSKNIRD; translated from the coding sequence ATGCTAAACAATTTCCGAGAATCGTTAAAACCCCATCTTGAAAAAATTGGCAAAGGCTTTGCCTCGACCGGACTTTCGCCTAACTTTTGGACATCCGTCGGACTCGGGTTTGCGTTTTTGGCATCAATTGCATATGGGATGAATTTGCAGTATCCGCACTATGCTGCAATAGTCGGAGGTGTTCTCTTGCTCGTTTCGGGATTTTTTGATGTGGTGGATGGACAAGTTGCCAGATTCACTAAAAAGACTTCAAAGAAGGGGGGATTTCTTGATTCAGTATTTGATAAAATAGCTGAAGTTGCAATATTTTTGGGAATTTTAGTTGGGAATTTTACGGAGCCATATTTGGTATTTTTGGCAATTACTTTGTCCCTTCTTGTGAGCTATTCTCGTTCCAGGGCAGAGTCGCTAGGGGTAAAACTCCAGGGAATCGGGATAGGCGAACGGGCAGAAAGACTGCTCGTCATTGCGTTAATTGGAATGATTGGTCTTATGCCTTATGCTGTAGTGATAGTGGTAATTATTGCGGCAATAACGTTTATTCAAAGAATAATTGTCACTTCAAAAAACATTCGGGATTAA
- the speB gene encoding agmatinase, translated as MSYRDLYLSKSPLIISPNEDSDPAAIIYGIPFDSTHSYKPGTRFGPDAIRDAFNNIEIFHPQFQIDLASVNIQDLGNIHHTVNVEEMTDMVNKLTGELIKKDRLLVILGGEHSLTYGTYTAFPKDTGYIVFDAHFDLRSEYAGVRLSHAAYLRRVVEKNGAENIIHVGARSFVGEELAFLKEHKIKTITEKDIRDGKGPKLVNDMLSTFKKTYVSVDLDVLDPAFAPGVGNPEAVGITSRELFDMIYAMEGHKIACLDVVELNPTYDTGATASLAAKLISTMIAMNIK; from the coding sequence TTGAGTTACCGTGATCTGTATCTAAGCAAATCCCCTCTGATAATTAGTCCAAATGAAGACAGTGATCCCGCTGCAATCATCTATGGGATACCATTTGATTCTACCCACTCGTACAAGCCTGGAACTAGATTCGGGCCAGATGCTATACGTGACGCGTTTAACAATATTGAGATTTTTCATCCCCAGTTTCAAATTGACTTGGCATCTGTAAACATTCAGGATCTTGGAAACATACACCATACTGTAAACGTTGAAGAGATGACCGATATGGTCAACAAGCTAACTGGCGAGCTGATCAAAAAAGACAGGCTTTTGGTAATTCTGGGCGGCGAGCACTCCCTTACGTACGGCACATATACTGCCTTCCCAAAAGACACAGGCTACATTGTATTTGATGCTCATTTTGATCTTAGATCCGAATATGCAGGAGTGCGACTCAGTCATGCCGCATATCTGAGACGAGTTGTGGAAAAAAATGGTGCAGAGAACATAATTCATGTCGGAGCACGCTCTTTTGTAGGCGAGGAACTTGCATTTCTAAAAGAGCATAAAATCAAAACAATCACAGAAAAAGACATCCGAGATGGAAAAGGCCCAAAACTGGTAAATGATATGCTGTCCACGTTCAAAAAAACATACGTGAGCGTTGACCTTGATGTGCTTGATCCAGCATTTGCACCGGGAGTTGGGAATCCAGAGGCCGTGGGAATCACATCGCGTGAGCTATTTGACATGATATATGCCATGGAAGGACACAAAATAGCATGCCTAGATGTGGTAGAGTTAAACCCCACGTATGATACAGGTGCAACTGCATCCCTTGCGGCAAAACTAATCTCGACAATGATTGCTATGAATATTAAATAG
- a CDS encoding response regulator → MMILVAEDSQAYALLYQKIFESRGHTVVITNDGLECLTAYANEAKARKNEMTNPYDAVILDYEMPKKNGFETAREILNITPNQKILFITAFGDEILTKMDFKGPNVGLIQKPFNSIDLINKIEGLTQLDGGIKYQPSTKLFSDS, encoded by the coding sequence ATGATGATTTTGGTTGCAGAGGACAGTCAAGCATACGCCTTGCTATACCAAAAAATATTTGAATCCAGAGGCCACACCGTGGTAATAACAAATGACGGCCTTGAATGCCTCACAGCATATGCAAATGAGGCAAAGGCAAGAAAAAATGAAATGACCAATCCGTATGATGCAGTGATACTTGATTATGAGATGCCTAAAAAGAACGGCTTTGAAACGGCAAGAGAAATTCTAAACATAACTCCGAATCAAAAGATTTTGTTCATTACCGCATTTGGCGACGAAATTCTGACAAAAATGGATTTTAAGGGGCCAAACGTCGGATTGATTCAAAAACCGTTTAACTCGATAGACCTGATAAATAAAATTGAGGGGCTCACACAGTTAGACGGCGGCATAAAGTACCAACCATCTACAAAATTATTCTCAGATTCCTGA